From the Pomacea canaliculata isolate SZHN2017 linkage group LG4, ASM307304v1, whole genome shotgun sequence genome, one window contains:
- the LOC112561057 gene encoding mannan polymerase complex subunit mnn9-like: MFRKKAHCLARVIVSCALVNVAVIIIFYMWVLASQHPTLQQRDHHVIHHHAPNLGEQRNGSPNKSSPEVPKKPPGTFNASLVVKPQIINDQQPVLPPVPAFSKDDFVPPLNDAILKEYQKYSPREARETIVILTPIHNVAGTLQSTYLHLLQSINYPHRLISVAFGEDGSSDHTLPVAEEVAEELRKSFSSVDVFHFNLTGQIEGSWSVIHERENQYKRRQHLAQSRNLLLKAGLKNQDWVLWIDADVTYFPPDVIQQLLSAQKDVVTPACLFEDSGAKNLKRVYDKNTWRETSFSLDHLKRLSPQDLVLEGYADTQRLWLTDLRAEGKIVPIDGVGGCMLLVKGDCHRQGLIFPETVFQHHIETEGLAKLAKSMGYGVFGMPFVEVLH; encoded by the coding sequence ATGTTCAGGAAGAAGGCCCATTGTCTTGCAAGAGTCATCGTGAGCTGCGCCTTAGTTAATGTTGCAGTTATCATCATCTTCTACATGTGGGTACTTGCTAGTCAGCACCCAACCTTACAGCAAAGGGACCACCATGTGATCCACCATCATGCCCCGAATCTTGGAGAACAAAGGAATGGAAGTCCAAATAAATCCAGTCCTGAAGTACCTAAAAAACCTCCTGGTACTTTCAATGCCAGTCTAGTAGTAAAGCCACAAATAATCAATGATCAGCAGCCAGTCCTTCCACCTGTACCTGCTTTTTCCAAGGATGACTTCGTCCCACCTTTAAATGATGCAATATTAAAAGAGTACCAGAAGTATTCACCAAGAGAAGCAAGGGAGACAATAGTCATTTTAACACCCATCCACAATGTTGCTGGGACACTGCAAAGCACATATTTACATCTTTTACAATCCATCAACTACCCTCACAGACTGATCTCTGTTGCCTTTGGAGAGGATGGCAGTAGTGACCATACGCTTCCTGTAGCCGAGGAAGTTGCTGAAGAACTACGaaaatcattttcatcagtCGATGTCTTCCACTTTAACTTGACTGGTCAGATTGAAGGTTCTTGGTCTGTGATCCATGAAAGAGAAAACCAGTATAAGCGAAGGCAGCATCTAGCTCAATCGCGCAACCTCTTGCTGAAAGCAGGCCTGAAAAATCAAGACTGGGTGCTGTGGATAGATGCTGATGTGACCTACTTTCCCCCAGATGTTATTCAGCAGTTACTTTCTGCTCAGAAAGATGTGGTTACACCTGCATGTCTTTTTGAGGACTCTGGTGCAAAGAACTTGAAACGTGtttatgataaaaatacatGGCGAGAAACCAGTTTTTCACTAGACCACTTGAAACGTCTTTCACCACAGGATCTTGTTCTAGAAGGATATGCAGACACTCAGCGTCTGTGGCTTACTGATTTACGTGCTGAAGGAAAGATTGTCCCGATTGATGGTGTAGGTGGATGTATGCTTCTTGTGAAAGGAGACTGTCATCGCCAAGGCCTTATTTTTCCTGAAACTGTTTTTCAGCATCACATTGAAACTGAGGGCTTAGCAAAGCTGGCTAAAAGTATGGGCTATGGTGTGTTTGGGATGCCATTTGTGGAGGTCTTACATTAG